Proteins from a single region of Bdellovibrio svalbardensis:
- a CDS encoding substrate-binding periplasmic protein: MTTFPIPLMVEGDKKGIFIDLTNEIAKRNNIKIAIDVIPTGKSLLAFSSGRADGFFPGLDVYMPRKTSRTLAFYQKADFVFYKKGKVLSKISDLEGKKVGLTFRYPYAKELMDNKKIRFEFAEDDIANMRKLGQGLIEAFVVEERSGLKALELSGVRDVGYQAGKPLSVQEVYYAFQDSEEGRKYADIFSKTLTKMKNDGHFEKIMFNRQSEPSP; this comes from the coding sequence TTGACGACCTTTCCAATTCCACTGATGGTTGAGGGCGACAAAAAGGGCATCTTCATTGATCTCACCAATGAGATCGCAAAAAGAAATAATATCAAAATTGCTATAGACGTTATTCCCACCGGGAAAAGTTTATTGGCGTTTAGCAGTGGCCGCGCAGATGGTTTTTTCCCGGGTTTAGATGTTTATATGCCACGAAAAACTTCGCGGACTTTGGCTTTCTACCAGAAAGCGGATTTTGTTTTCTACAAAAAAGGAAAAGTGCTTTCTAAAATTTCTGACCTCGAAGGTAAAAAAGTCGGTCTGACTTTTCGCTATCCCTATGCCAAAGAGCTGATGGATAACAAAAAAATCCGCTTTGAGTTTGCGGAAGACGATATTGCGAATATGCGAAAGCTTGGGCAGGGGTTGATTGAGGCTTTTGTTGTTGAAGAGCGTTCAGGCTTGAAGGCCCTTGAATTGAGCGGCGTGCGAGATGTCGGATATCAAGCGGGAAAACCCCTGTCTGTTCAAGAGGTGTATTATGCGTTCCAGGACAGCGAAGAAGGCCGTAAATATGCTGATATCTTCTCTAAAACATTAACTAAGATGAAAAACGACGGTCATTTTGAAAAGATAATGTTCAATCGTCAGTCAGAGCCTTCGCCGTAA
- a CDS encoding MnmC family methyltransferase, which yields MKSWQDIGFEIEATMDGSPTLRLLESVDPTKFRGESMHHSGGACAETNLIYGLPMRDVLLKVTKPHFLVVGLGLGYIELTLAREALLAGKNSADVGLITSYESVPELREFFFAWLHDSEKLHPEVQKTYDQVLTFILADTDLKAEQMKAFLKNHFKKLEDLRGALSLDVVLESKYHCLLYDAFSSKTTPNLWEEAFLEKLLSYGVAEQSVMSTYACRASFRTALRNHGFEVIVREGFCGKRTSTLGLRNFSKM from the coding sequence ATGAAGTCTTGGCAAGATATTGGCTTTGAAATCGAAGCAACAATGGATGGCAGCCCTACTTTGCGCCTTCTGGAATCAGTCGATCCGACGAAGTTTCGGGGTGAATCTATGCATCACTCTGGTGGAGCGTGCGCCGAAACAAATCTGATTTATGGCCTGCCCATGAGGGACGTTTTATTGAAAGTTACGAAGCCTCATTTTTTAGTTGTGGGCTTAGGACTTGGCTATATTGAACTCACGCTTGCGCGGGAAGCCCTGTTGGCGGGAAAGAATTCGGCGGATGTCGGGTTGATCACTAGCTATGAAAGCGTTCCTGAATTGCGGGAGTTCTTCTTCGCTTGGTTGCATGACTCCGAAAAACTTCATCCTGAAGTTCAAAAGACTTACGATCAAGTCTTAACGTTCATTCTTGCGGACACAGATTTGAAGGCTGAACAGATGAAAGCCTTCTTGAAAAATCACTTTAAGAAATTAGAAGATTTGCGCGGGGCTTTAAGTTTGGATGTGGTCCTGGAGTCAAAATATCACTGCCTGCTTTATGATGCTTTTAGTTCTAAAACCACTCCCAACCTTTGGGAAGAGGCATTTCTTGAGAAGTTGTTAAGTTACGGAGTGGCCGAGCAAAGTGTGATGTCGACATATGCTTGCCGAGCAAGCTTTCGTACGGCTCTTCGGAATCATGGCTTTGAGGTGATCGTGAGAGAGGGGTTTTGTGGAAAAAGAACTTCGACCTTGGGTTTGAGAAACTTCTCAAAAATGTAA
- a CDS encoding TIGR01212 family radical SAM protein (This family includes YhcC from E. coli K-12, an uncharacterized radical SAM protein.): MEKGWLGLPYHTISEHYNQLFGEKVYKIPVTVVDDCPNRRGLKGMQTCVFCDVWGSAANAESLSMELRAQIEKYHGHIAQKYKAKAFLIYFQAYTNTFTKVSALRHNFDVALSYPWVKGFTVGTRPDCLSKSVFDLWNEYHEKSFVCVEMGVQSFFNDQLEFMRRGHTAEASIEAIHKIADNTKVDLGIHLIFGNPGETDETIVKTAEIVNTLPITNIKLHNMHVLKNTPLEEMYHKGEFTPIDRETYARRVELFLQHVSPRFAMHRLAAYSSRWDELVAPEWTKNKMGTHQFIIDQLRAKGSYQSQFFKAESVVELEEQKFLAKKAVFTPSSLV, encoded by the coding sequence ATGGAAAAAGGCTGGTTAGGACTTCCCTATCACACAATAAGCGAGCACTACAATCAACTCTTTGGTGAGAAGGTCTACAAGATCCCTGTCACCGTGGTGGATGATTGCCCTAACCGTCGCGGCTTAAAGGGCATGCAGACCTGTGTGTTTTGCGATGTCTGGGGATCTGCGGCCAATGCCGAATCGCTCTCTATGGAGCTGCGGGCACAGATTGAAAAGTATCACGGCCATATTGCACAAAAATATAAAGCCAAAGCTTTTTTAATCTATTTTCAGGCCTACACAAATACCTTCACCAAGGTTTCAGCTCTTCGCCACAATTTCGACGTGGCTCTGTCTTATCCCTGGGTCAAAGGATTTACCGTTGGAACACGCCCCGATTGCCTCTCTAAATCGGTATTTGATCTTTGGAATGAATACCATGAGAAGTCCTTTGTCTGTGTCGAAATGGGCGTCCAAAGCTTCTTCAATGATCAACTTGAGTTCATGCGCCGTGGTCATACTGCTGAGGCCTCTATTGAGGCGATTCATAAGATTGCCGACAATACCAAAGTGGATCTGGGCATCCATTTGATCTTCGGAAATCCAGGCGAAACAGATGAAACCATCGTGAAGACTGCAGAGATCGTCAACACTCTGCCCATCACGAATATCAAACTTCACAACATGCACGTTCTGAAGAACACTCCACTGGAAGAAATGTATCATAAGGGAGAATTCACACCGATAGATCGAGAGACTTACGCTCGTCGGGTCGAACTCTTCCTGCAACATGTTTCACCACGCTTTGCCATGCATCGCTTGGCTGCTTATTCATCACGGTGGGATGAACTAGTTGCTCCAGAGTGGACGAAAAACAAAATGGGCACTCACCAATTCATCATTGATCAACTGCGCGCGAAAGGTTCCTATCAATCGCAGTTTTTTAAAGCAGAATCAGTCGTAGAACTTGAAGAACAAAAGTTTTTGGCGAAGAAAGCCGTCTTCACTCCATCTTCATTGGTCTGA
- a CDS encoding ribonucleoside-diphosphate reductase subunit alpha, with protein sequence MLETTAHIMRVKKRDGTLEPVDVTKIVERVTRNCQNLTQVDPLRVATKAISGLYDGATTNELDNLCIQTASLLIGEDPEYSRLAARLLSVYVDEEVRSQKIQSFADSVAHGYAAGLLSEATFKFVEANKAALCAAIEPYRTDRFEYFGLRTVYDRYLLKNPTSRQVFETPQYFFMRVACGLAQNVEEAVEFYRLISSHDYMASTPTLFNSGTLRPQMSSCYLLDSPTDDLEGIYKKYMDIALLSKFAGGIGVAYSRIRSRGSLIKGTNGHSNGIIPWLKTMDSSVSAVNQGGKRKGAACVYLETWHADIEEFLELRDNTGDEAKRTHNLNLANWVPDLFMKRVEADGMWSLFDPRVVPHFVDTYGPEFEAAFEAAEAKKLYVKQIKARDLYSRMMKTLAQTGNGWMTFKDASNMKANQTGEAGNVIHLSNLCTEILEVTSNSETAVCNLGSVNLGRHIENGQFNFEKLAKTVRAAVKYLDRVVDINFYPIQTAQDSNHKWRPVGLGVMGLQDAFFQLKLPFDSAAARDLSARIQEEIYYNALVTSCELAEKHGAHGAFEQTKAAKGLLQYDLWNVTPSNPARFEQLKAQIKKHGLRNSLLIAIAPTATIASIVGCYEAIEPQVSNLFKRETLSGEFVQINKYLVQDLKAMGLWNEDLRNEIKLHDGSIDEIAMIPPQIKELYRTVWEVPMKSLIDMAADRGAYIDQAQSLNLFMESPTIGKVSSMYMYAWKKGVKTTYYLRSRPATKIAKTTVKSGSNGYADMNTNTAANSMDAAPTAVAAPAEEPKKTYTDAEVIACSLENPEACEACQ encoded by the coding sequence ATGTTGGAAACAACAGCTCACATTATGAGAGTTAAAAAAAGAGATGGCACACTTGAGCCGGTTGACGTCACTAAGATCGTTGAGCGCGTTACAAGAAATTGCCAAAACCTCACCCAAGTGGATCCACTTCGTGTAGCTACAAAAGCTATCAGTGGTCTTTACGATGGTGCAACGACTAATGAATTGGATAATCTTTGTATCCAAACAGCTTCTTTGTTGATCGGCGAAGATCCAGAATACTCTCGTCTGGCTGCCCGCCTTCTTTCTGTCTATGTAGATGAAGAAGTTCGTTCACAAAAAATCCAGTCTTTCGCAGACTCAGTAGCTCATGGTTACGCTGCGGGATTGCTTTCTGAAGCGACTTTCAAATTCGTAGAAGCCAACAAAGCAGCTCTTTGCGCAGCGATCGAGCCTTACCGCACGGATCGCTTTGAGTACTTCGGTCTTAGAACTGTTTATGATCGCTACCTTTTGAAAAACCCAACTTCACGCCAAGTGTTTGAGACTCCTCAATACTTCTTCATGCGCGTGGCTTGCGGTTTGGCACAAAATGTTGAGGAAGCGGTTGAATTCTATCGTTTGATTTCTTCTCACGATTACATGGCTTCAACTCCGACATTGTTCAACTCTGGAACACTTCGTCCACAAATGTCTTCTTGCTATCTTTTGGATTCTCCAACTGATGACTTGGAAGGCATCTATAAGAAGTACATGGACATCGCTTTGCTTTCTAAATTCGCAGGCGGTATTGGCGTAGCTTACTCTCGCATCCGTTCACGTGGTTCTTTGATCAAAGGAACAAACGGTCACTCTAACGGTATCATCCCTTGGTTGAAAACTATGGACTCTTCTGTGTCTGCAGTAAATCAAGGTGGTAAACGTAAAGGTGCAGCCTGCGTGTATCTTGAAACATGGCATGCGGATATCGAAGAGTTCCTGGAACTTCGCGATAACACAGGCGATGAAGCAAAACGCACTCACAACTTGAACTTGGCAAACTGGGTTCCAGATTTGTTCATGAAGCGCGTTGAAGCTGACGGCATGTGGTCTCTTTTCGACCCACGCGTTGTGCCTCATTTCGTAGACACTTACGGTCCAGAATTCGAAGCGGCTTTTGAAGCAGCTGAAGCGAAAAAACTTTATGTGAAACAAATCAAAGCTCGCGACCTTTACTCTCGCATGATGAAAACTCTTGCGCAAACTGGTAACGGCTGGATGACTTTCAAAGACGCTTCTAACATGAAGGCAAATCAAACTGGCGAAGCTGGCAATGTGATTCACTTGTCTAATCTTTGCACAGAGATCCTTGAAGTGACTTCAAACAGCGAAACAGCTGTGTGCAACTTGGGTTCTGTGAACTTGGGTCGCCACATTGAAAACGGTCAATTCAACTTCGAAAAGCTTGCGAAAACAGTTCGCGCAGCCGTGAAGTACTTGGACCGCGTTGTTGACATCAACTTCTACCCTATTCAAACAGCTCAGGACTCTAACCATAAATGGCGTCCAGTTGGTTTGGGCGTGATGGGTCTTCAGGATGCTTTCTTCCAATTGAAACTTCCTTTTGACTCTGCAGCAGCTCGTGATTTGTCTGCAAGAATCCAAGAAGAAATCTATTACAACGCGCTTGTAACTTCTTGTGAATTGGCTGAAAAACACGGTGCCCACGGTGCTTTCGAACAAACAAAAGCAGCCAAAGGTCTTTTGCAATACGATCTTTGGAATGTAACACCATCAAACCCTGCACGCTTCGAGCAATTGAAAGCGCAAATCAAAAAGCATGGTTTGAGAAACTCTTTGTTGATCGCTATCGCGCCGACTGCAACTATCGCTTCTATCGTAGGTTGCTACGAAGCGATCGAGCCGCAAGTTTCTAACTTGTTCAAACGCGAAACACTTTCTGGTGAGTTCGTTCAGATCAATAAGTACTTGGTGCAAGATCTTAAAGCGATGGGCTTGTGGAATGAAGATCTTCGTAATGAGATCAAACTTCACGACGGTTCTATCGATGAAATCGCTATGATTCCTCCGCAAATTAAGGAATTGTACCGCACTGTTTGGGAAGTTCCGATGAAGTCATTGATTGATATGGCTGCAGATCGCGGAGCTTACATTGACCAAGCTCAATCTTTGAACTTGTTCATGGAAAGCCCAACGATCGGTAAAGTATCTTCAATGTACATGTACGCTTGGAAAAAAGGCGTGAAAACGACTTACTACTTGCGTTCTCGTCCAGCGACAAAAATCGCAAAAACGACAGTGAAGTCAGGTTCTAACGGTTACGCTGATATGAATACAAATACAGCAGCGAACTCTATGGATGCGGCACCTACAGCAGTAGCTGCTCCAGCGGAAGAACCTAAAAAGACTTATACAGATGCAGAAGTAATTGCTTGTTCTTTGGAAAATCCAGAGGCTTGCGAAGCTTGCCAATAA
- a CDS encoding ribonucleotide-diphosphate reductase subunit beta: MILDPGFDLTLRPMKYPVFFEMYKNGIKNTWTVEEVDFSTDLVDLHSKLNDSEKHLIRRLVAFFATGDSIVGNNLVLNLYKHINSPEGRMYLSRQLYEEALHVQFYLTLLDNYIPNPDERAEAFRAIETIPSIKKKADFCFKWMDSINELDTLKTKEDRRRFLMNLICFATCVEGLFFYAAFAYVYFLRSKGLLTGLASGTNWVFRDESMHMAFALEAIKTARKEEPDLFNSQMEDMVVQMLEDAIECEMEFANDVLQLGLAGLSAKDMRQYLEYCADQRLESLNIAPRYNVKNPFGFMELQDMQELANFFERRVSAYQMGVSGAVAFDEAF; encoded by the coding sequence ATGATTTTAGATCCTGGTTTTGACTTAACTTTGCGTCCGATGAAATACCCTGTTTTTTTCGAAATGTATAAAAACGGGATCAAGAACACATGGACTGTGGAAGAAGTTGATTTCTCTACTGACCTTGTCGATCTTCATTCTAAATTGAATGACTCTGAAAAGCATTTGATCCGCCGTTTGGTGGCTTTCTTTGCAACTGGTGACTCTATTGTTGGGAACAACCTTGTATTGAACCTTTACAAGCACATCAACTCGCCAGAAGGCCGCATGTACTTGTCTCGTCAGCTTTATGAAGAGGCTTTGCACGTTCAATTCTATCTAACTCTTTTGGATAACTACATTCCAAATCCAGACGAAAGAGCGGAAGCTTTCCGCGCGATTGAAACAATTCCTTCTATCAAAAAGAAAGCAGATTTCTGTTTCAAATGGATGGATTCAATCAACGAACTAGACACTTTGAAAACTAAAGAAGACCGTCGTCGCTTCTTGATGAACTTGATCTGCTTCGCAACTTGCGTTGAAGGTTTGTTCTTCTATGCAGCTTTCGCTTACGTTTACTTCTTGCGTTCTAAAGGTTTGCTCACAGGTCTTGCTAGCGGTACAAACTGGGTATTCCGTGACGAATCCATGCACATGGCTTTTGCTTTGGAAGCGATCAAAACAGCTCGCAAAGAAGAACCAGATCTTTTCAATTCTCAAATGGAAGATATGGTTGTGCAGATGCTTGAAGACGCTATCGAGTGCGAAATGGAATTTGCGAACGACGTACTTCAATTGGGTCTTGCCGGATTGTCTGCTAAAGACATGAGACAATATCTTGAATATTGCGCTGACCAACGCCTTGAAAGCTTGAACATTGCTCCACGCTACAACGTAAAAAATCCGTTTGGCTTCATGGAACTTCAAGACATGCAAGAACTTGCTAACTTCTTCGAAAGACGTGTTTCTGCTTACCAAATGGGCGTGAGCGGTGCGGTTGCCTTCGACGAGGCCTTCTAG
- a CDS encoding HTTM domain-containing protein: protein MIKNLVSQGWSHWERFWFAPQNLLGLAFMRIALCGTMFYLYVIRLANLEYYTDASWIPRARALEVMGDLYRPLFLWGFWPDSMMGVAHVLLVVLLGLLTLGIGGRWIMWLAWILDAAFIQRNYAVNFGADIIAALFLFYMSFTQSCERLSILNLFRKKRVFKDGDIISSVMMRMMQVQIGVLYAYTGAEKLKGMSWWDGTALWSVMANPQMTTMNFDFLRNIPWIIPLLAYSTVIFEVYFPVMVAWKKTRYLWLIVGVFFHSGIAIFMGLGPFAMTMMSTYFLFVDPLILEQKVVSKLDLSKN from the coding sequence ATGATTAAGAATCTGGTGTCGCAGGGTTGGTCTCATTGGGAGCGTTTTTGGTTTGCTCCACAAAATCTTTTGGGCCTGGCTTTCATGCGTATCGCTTTGTGCGGGACGATGTTTTATCTGTACGTGATTCGCCTGGCGAATCTTGAGTATTATACTGATGCTAGTTGGATTCCCCGTGCTCGCGCCTTGGAAGTTATGGGTGATCTATATCGTCCGTTGTTCCTGTGGGGATTCTGGCCGGACTCGATGATGGGTGTGGCCCATGTTTTGTTGGTTGTTCTGTTGGGTCTTCTGACCTTGGGAATTGGTGGACGCTGGATTATGTGGCTGGCGTGGATTTTGGATGCGGCCTTTATTCAGCGAAATTACGCCGTGAATTTTGGTGCGGATATCATTGCAGCCTTGTTCCTTTTCTATATGTCTTTCACTCAGTCTTGTGAGCGACTCAGTATTCTGAATCTGTTCCGGAAAAAAAGAGTCTTCAAAGATGGTGATATCATTAGCTCAGTGATGATGCGCATGATGCAGGTTCAGATCGGTGTTCTTTATGCTTATACAGGGGCCGAGAAGCTCAAAGGTATGAGCTGGTGGGATGGTACCGCGTTGTGGAGTGTGATGGCCAATCCGCAGATGACCACGATGAATTTTGACTTCTTAAGAAATATACCTTGGATCATTCCTTTGTTGGCCTATTCTACGGTGATTTTTGAAGTGTATTTCCCGGTGATGGTGGCGTGGAAAAAGACCCGCTACCTGTGGCTGATTGTGGGAGTATTCTTCCATTCAGGGATTGCTATCTTTATGGGTCTGGGACCTTTTGCGATGACCATGATGTCGACCTATTTTTTGTTTGTGGATCCTCTCATTTTGGAACAAAAAGTTGTCTCAAAGCTGGACCTCAGTAAAAACTAA
- the scpB gene encoding SMC-Scp complex subunit ScpB, with amino-acid sequence MARKKNVKAEVSNHEETTFEESNVMVATAEVDAEISEMDENPDSSEELSHELDGIESDASVFLSEEEETEGFLPEVSEDEVEELEASEADDVSLEGTELDGFDSAEIEEVEFVEEERLESIVESVLFASDRPVSLASLKLLFKGTNIRGDKIRRALDQLAVEYAGGRRGVTLEEVPGGYQLRTKIDNMEFLKRTLKTRQFKLSGPALEVLSIVAYKQPTVKAEVDEIRGVESGHLLRALMEKNLVTFEGKSELPGRPMQYGTTKKFLEIFGLRSLKELPTLSQIDELLPEGIDEQQAEEKPTLSSITDSLSENTGSVSYSSGEDELMKIQEQLEEISTSSDFFAEEKRRQAEKRDLERAQNIREALAMGEPVSTRDENWLKKFDEAIAAGTTLVAIKEGEMAAKRAAFMNKSSGNESGENSNEESMEASDDGGDVAGDQALEEDSEENELTDAIEAFDNDEDMHLASDDQLFADGEEEDSDDELPFLGEADDIDEEEGKSSI; translated from the coding sequence ATGGCTAGAAAAAAGAACGTTAAAGCAGAAGTTAGCAATCACGAAGAAACGACATTCGAAGAATCAAACGTTATGGTGGCTACTGCTGAAGTAGATGCCGAAATCTCTGAGATGGATGAAAATCCAGATTCTTCTGAAGAGTTATCGCATGAGCTTGATGGTATTGAATCTGATGCCTCTGTGTTCCTTTCTGAGGAAGAAGAGACTGAGGGTTTCTTGCCGGAAGTTTCTGAAGACGAAGTTGAAGAACTTGAGGCTTCGGAAGCTGATGATGTTTCGCTTGAAGGAACTGAGCTGGACGGTTTTGACTCTGCGGAGATCGAAGAAGTTGAATTCGTCGAGGAAGAGCGTCTTGAAAGTATCGTGGAGTCAGTTCTTTTCGCCAGTGACCGTCCAGTGAGTCTGGCTTCTTTGAAACTACTTTTCAAAGGTACAAATATTCGCGGAGATAAAATCCGCAGAGCCCTTGATCAATTGGCGGTGGAATACGCTGGCGGTCGTCGTGGCGTTACTTTGGAAGAAGTTCCAGGTGGTTACCAACTTCGCACTAAAATTGACAATATGGAGTTCTTGAAGCGCACTTTAAAAACGCGCCAGTTCAAATTGTCTGGTCCTGCTTTGGAAGTTCTTTCTATCGTTGCCTACAAGCAGCCAACTGTTAAGGCCGAAGTGGATGAAATCCGCGGCGTTGAATCTGGTCACTTGTTGCGCGCTTTGATGGAAAAGAATCTGGTTACCTTTGAAGGTAAATCAGAGCTTCCTGGTCGCCCAATGCAATACGGAACAACTAAGAAATTCCTTGAGATCTTCGGTTTGCGCAGTCTTAAAGAACTTCCAACTCTTTCTCAGATTGATGAGTTATTGCCTGAAGGTATTGACGAACAACAAGCTGAAGAAAAACCAACTCTGTCATCTATTACAGACTCATTGTCAGAAAATACCGGATCCGTCAGCTACTCTTCTGGTGAAGATGAGTTGATGAAGATTCAGGAACAATTGGAAGAGATCTCAACTTCTTCTGATTTCTTTGCTGAAGAAAAGCGTCGTCAGGCTGAGAAACGCGATCTTGAACGTGCGCAAAATATCCGTGAAGCTTTGGCTATGGGCGAGCCGGTATCAACTCGCGATGAAAACTGGTTGAAGAAATTCGATGAGGCCATCGCTGCAGGAACGACTTTGGTCGCTATTAAAGAAGGTGAGATGGCTGCGAAAAGAGCCGCTTTCATGAATAAGTCTTCAGGAAATGAGTCTGGTGAGAATTCCAATGAAGAATCAATGGAAGCTTCAGACGACGGTGGAGATGTAGCCGGTGACCAAGCCCTTGAGGAAGACAGTGAAGAAAATGAATTGACGGATGCTATTGAAGCTTTCGACAATGATGAAGACATGCACTTGGCTTCCGATGATCAATTGTTCGCAGACGGCGAGGAAGAGGATTCGGATGACGAACTTCCTTTCTTAGGAGAAGCGGACGATATCGATGAAGAAGAAGGTAAGTCTTCTATTTAA
- a CDS encoding segregation and condensation protein A, with protein sequence MSINVQLPKFEGPLGLLLYLIRKEEMDIMDIKVHEITKQYFEYIKLMKELDLEVAGEFVAMAATLIQIKSRMLLPQYDENGEVVEQEDPRKELVQKLLEYQKYQEASKLLYDRPLVGRDVWLRGTRESLTPKEDEIVLEENALFSLISSYRKALRAVKKKVHQVAAKAQSISSRILDIKDRLIIGKKVTLMELVTATEDRARQALITFLSLLELGKMGFVGLYQSEAYGDIWVDPKKTIETDVLSRVEEYDSMGADQIAEKMMTDAKKNEVAEALALAEAEEAEEAQMAAQAAAQNDELPLQMELGAELAEGTEFVEGLADGNSLVGDLGVDDMATDDEILAAETEMFKDDVTEV encoded by the coding sequence ATGAGTATTAATGTACAGCTACCAAAATTCGAAGGACCTTTGGGACTTCTTTTGTATCTCATCCGTAAGGAAGAGATGGACATCATGGATATCAAAGTCCATGAGATCACCAAACAATACTTCGAATACATCAAATTGATGAAAGAGTTGGATCTGGAAGTTGCTGGCGAGTTTGTCGCTATGGCAGCCACTTTGATTCAAATCAAGTCTCGTATGCTTCTTCCTCAGTATGACGAGAACGGTGAAGTTGTTGAACAAGAAGATCCACGTAAAGAGTTGGTTCAAAAACTTCTGGAATATCAAAAATACCAAGAAGCTTCAAAATTGCTTTATGATCGCCCTTTGGTTGGTCGTGACGTGTGGTTGCGTGGAACTCGCGAGTCTTTGACTCCAAAGGAAGATGAAATTGTTTTAGAGGAGAACGCTTTGTTCTCTTTGATCTCATCTTATAGAAAAGCGCTTCGCGCTGTTAAAAAGAAGGTCCACCAGGTGGCGGCGAAAGCGCAGTCCATCTCAAGTCGTATTTTGGATATCAAAGATCGTTTGATCATTGGTAAGAAAGTGACTTTGATGGAGCTGGTGACTGCGACAGAAGATCGTGCTCGCCAGGCTTTGATTACATTCCTGTCCTTGCTTGAGCTTGGAAAAATGGGTTTCGTGGGGCTTTATCAATCTGAAGCTTACGGCGATATCTGGGTGGATCCTAAGAAGACAATTGAGACCGACGTTCTTTCTCGCGTTGAAGAGTATGACTCTATGGGCGCAGATCAGATCGCTGAAAAAATGATGACGGATGCGAAGAAGAATGAAGTCGCTGAAGCTTTGGCCCTTGCTGAAGCCGAAGAGGCGGAAGAAGCTCAGATGGCAGCTCAAGCTGCGGCTCAAAATGATGAGTTGCCACTCCAAATGGAATTGGGTGCTGAATTGGCTGAAGGAACTGAGTTTGTTGAAGGCTTGGCCGATGGCAACAGTCTTGTTGGTGATCTGGGTGTTGATGATATGGCAACAGATGATGAGATTCTTGCAGCAGAAACTGAAATGTTTAAAGACGACGTGACGGAAGTATAA
- the trpS gene encoding tryptophan--tRNA ligase, protein MSDVTQAAPQAPTQPVRKPRVMSGMRVTGRLHIGHYFGALQNWVQLQDEYECFFGAMDWHGMTTAYKSPKEIAPWTREMIAEFIAWGVDPEKCTLFVQSQIPEHIELFMIFANITPMGWLERVNTWKDAVEEMKATDTHNLGRFAYPVLQAADIAIYRAQKVPVGADQVSHLEISREIVRRFNHLYKAKLPEMNPMLTEIPLVTGLDGRKMSKSYGNTLYLTEDSEKDLKKKVNLMVTDPARVRREDVGEPSKCSVYGYHKLYSTAEDLQWVEAGCRSAGIGCGDCKARLSQNLEKISAGPREKKKELLNNPTQLDSIIAAGCAKARKEAQKTLDIVRSSMKWPEK, encoded by the coding sequence ATGAGTGATGTAACTCAGGCAGCTCCTCAAGCCCCAACACAACCAGTGAGAAAACCAAGAGTCATGTCGGGCATGCGTGTCACCGGCCGTCTTCATATTGGTCATTACTTTGGTGCGCTTCAAAATTGGGTGCAGCTGCAGGATGAGTACGAGTGTTTCTTTGGTGCGATGGACTGGCATGGGATGACCACTGCCTATAAATCACCGAAGGAAATTGCACCCTGGACTCGTGAGATGATTGCTGAGTTCATTGCCTGGGGCGTGGATCCTGAGAAATGCACTCTCTTTGTGCAAAGCCAGATTCCAGAACACATAGAGCTTTTTATGATTTTCGCGAACATCACTCCGATGGGGTGGTTGGAACGTGTGAACACCTGGAAAGATGCTGTTGAGGAAATGAAAGCAACCGACACCCACAATCTCGGGCGTTTTGCTTATCCGGTTTTGCAAGCTGCGGATATTGCGATCTATCGCGCGCAAAAAGTTCCGGTCGGAGCCGATCAGGTTTCGCACTTGGAAATTTCTCGTGAAATCGTTCGTCGTTTTAATCATCTCTATAAAGCAAAACTTCCTGAAATGAATCCGATGCTGACGGAAATCCCGTTGGTCACTGGTTTGGATGGAAGAAAGATGTCGAAGTCTTACGGAAATACTTTGTATTTGACGGAAGATTCGGAAAAAGACCTGAAGAAAAAGGTCAACTTGATGGTCACCGATCCCGCGCGTGTGCGCAGGGAAGATGTCGGGGAACCGTCGAAATGTTCAGTGTATGGTTATCATAAACTTTACTCCACAGCAGAGGATTTGCAGTGGGTTGAAGCGGGATGCCGCTCCGCAGGAATTGGTTGCGGGGACTGCAAAGCACGCTTATCGCAAAACCTTGAGAAAATCTCAGCAGGGCCACGAGAAAAGAAAAAAGAGTTGTTGAATAATCCAACTCAGCTTGATTCAATCATCGCCGCTGGATGCGCCAAGGCACGCAAGGAAGCACAAAAGACTTTGGATATAGTGCGGTCGAGTATGAAGTGGCCAGAAAAGTGA